In Tripterygium wilfordii isolate XIE 37 chromosome 23, ASM1340144v1, whole genome shotgun sequence, one genomic interval encodes:
- the LOC119992458 gene encoding uncharacterized protein LOC119992458 has product MEGKDKKKKEVIRLERESVIPILKPRLIMNLANLIEHSTDRAEFLKLCKRVEYTIRAWYLLQFEDLMQLYSLFDPVQGAKKLAQQNLSPEEIDILEQNFLTYLFQVMDKSNFKVTTDEEIDVALSGQYLLNLPISVDESKLDKKLLKRYFAEHPKENLPDFADKYIIFRRGIGIDKTTDYFFMEKLDMIIARIWAFLLRLTRLDKLLAKRSRGRHKKDPKKNDEINSEANQDDLCVERIRLENMELSVQNMMSKNTIQEPTFDRIIVVYRRASPKSTERGVFVKHFKNIPMADLEIVLPEKKNPGLTPMDWLKFLVSAVVGLVAVFSSIEMPKADLWVNFAILSTVVGYIAKTYFTFQQNMAAYQNLITQSMYDKQLDSGRGTLLHLCDDVIQQEVKEVIISFFILMEQGKATLEDLDLRCEDLIREEFGESCNFDVDDAVQKLEKLGIVARDTIGRYYCVGLKRANEIIGSTTEELVLKARQGIKDS; this is encoded by the exons ATGGAAgggaaggacaagaagaagaaagaggtgatTCGGTTGGAACGCGAGTCTGTAATTCCAATTCTGAAACCTAGGCTCATCATGAATTTGGCCAACCTTATCG AGCATAGCACTGACCGTGCCGAGTTTCTGAAGCTTTGCAAGAGGGTTGAGTACACAATTCGAGCTTGGTACCTTCTACAATTTGAGGATTTGATG CAACTTTACTCCCTTTTTGACCCTGTACAAGGGGCTAAGAAATTGGCGCAGCAGAACTTATCTCCTGAAGAAATTGATATTCTTGAACAGAATTTCCTGACATACTTATTTCAG GTGATGGATAAGAGCAACTTCAAAGTAACAACTGATGAGGAAATTGATGTTGCTCTTTCAGGGCAGTATCTGCTAAATCTTCCTATCTCAGTTGACGAATCGAAG CTTGACAAAAAGCTTTTAAAGAGGTATTTTGCAGAGCATCCTAAGGAAAACTTGCCAGACTTTGCAGATAAA TATATCATCTTCCGACGTGGAATTGGGATTGATAAGACTACTGATTACTTTTTCATGGAGAAATTGGACATGATTATTGCACGCATTTGGGCATTTCTTCTAAGATTGACTCG GCTAGATAAACTACTGGCCAAAAGGTCACGTGGACGCCATAAGAAAGATCCAAAGAAGAATGATGAGATAAACTCTGAAGCAAATCAAGATGACTTATGTGTTGAAAGGATCCGGCTGGAAAACATGGAATTGAG TGTTCAGAACATGATGAGCAAAAATACAATTCAAGAACCTACATTTGATAGGATAATCGTTGTTTACAG GCGAGCAAGTCCAAAATCAACAGAACGAGGAGTTTTTGTGAAACATTTCAAAAACATTCCAATGGCAGATTTGGAAATAGTTCTT CCTGAAAAGAAAAATCCAGGATTAACCCCTATGGACTGGTTGAAGTTTCTTGTTTCTGCTGTAGTTGGACTG GTTGCCGTGTTTAGTTCAATTGAAATGCCTAAAGCTGATCTTTGGGTCAATTTTGCCATCCTCTCCACAGTTGTTGGTTACATAGCTAAGACTTACTTCAC ATTTCAGCAAAACATGGCCGCATATCAAAACTTGATTACACAATCGATGTATGACAAACAACTAGATAGTGGAAGGGGCACTCTTCTCCACTTGTGTGATGATGTGATTCAGCAGGAA GTGAAAGAGGTAATAATATCTTTCTTCATATTAATGGAACAAGGCAAAGCTACTTTGGAG GATTTGGACCTCCGGTGTGAGGACCTGATAAGAGAAGAATTTGGTGAGAGCTGTAattttgatgttgatgatgcaGTTCAGAAGTTAGAGAAGTTAGGCATTGTGGCCCGG GACACTATTGGACGGTATTACTGTGTTGGGCTTAAACGTGCTAACGAGATTATTGGCTCCACCACAGAAGAACTTGTCCTTAAGGCAAGACAAGGCATTAAAGATTCGTGA
- the LOC119992457 gene encoding uncharacterized protein LOC119992457 isoform X4 yields the protein MGKKKKEVIRLEHESVIPVLKHKLITSLSHHFQDKSDRDEFLMFCQRVEYTIRAWYLLQFEDLMQLYALFEPIRGAHKLEQQNLTPEDIDVFEQKFMACLFQVMDKSNFKIATDEEIDVALSAQYRLNLPIVVDESKLDKRLLTRYFAKHPHENLPYFADKFIVFRRGFGIDHMTAYFIKAKINTIISRAWRCFLRVTGLKGLFFKKSTTQSNLTAPVEITVDTEQDGLYVERIRIEKMKLSHISNLLRKITIQEPTFERIIVVYRRAGSKKEMERNIYVKHFKNIPMADMEIVLPEKKNPGLTPLDWVKFLVSALIGLVTVISSLSNPKANIRVIMAILSTVIGYCVKTYFTFQSNLVAYQSLITQSVYNKQLDSGRGTLLHLCDEVIQQEVKEVIISFFMLTQRGEASRK from the exons atggggaagaagaagaaagaggtgatCCGTTTGGAGCACGAATCAGTGATTCCCGTTCTCAAGCACAAGCTCATCACTTCCTTGTCTCATCACTTTC AAGATAAATCTGACAGAGATGAGTTTCTCATGTTCTGTCAACGAGTGGAATACACTATTCGGGCTTGGTATCTTCTGCAATTTGAGGATCTTATG CAACTGTATGCCTTGTTTGAACCTATCCGCGGTGCTCACAAGTTGGAACAGCAAAACCTAACTCCTGAAGacattgatgtttttgagcagaAATTCATGGCCTGCTTATTCCAG GTGATGGACAAGAGCAACTTCAAGATAGCCACAGATGAAGAGATTGATGTTGCACTTTCTGCTCAATATCGTCTAAATCTTCCAATTGTTGTTGATGAATCAAAG CTTGATAAAAGGCTTTTGACAAGATATTTTGCCAAGCATCCTCATGAAAACCTTCCATACTTTGCCGATAAG TTCATAGTCTTCCGACgcggctttggaattgatcataTGACTGCCTACTTTATCAAAGCAAAAATAAACACCATCATTTCACGCGCGTGGagatgttttctgagagtgacaGG GTTAAAAGGACTTTTCTTCAAAAAATCAACGACACAAAGCAATCTGACAGCTCCAGTTGAGATCACTGTGGATACAGAGCAAGATGGCTTGTATGTGGAGCGAATCCGTATAGAGAAGATGAAACTAAG CCATATTTCTAATCTACTGAGAAAGATCACAATCCAAGAACCAACTTTTGAAAGAATTATTGTTGTTTATAG GCGAGCCGGCAGCAAGAAAGAAATGGAACGGAATATATATGTGAAGCATTTCAAGAACATTCCAATGGCTGATATGGAGATAGTGCTT CCGGAGAAGAAAAATCCAGGTTTAACTCCACTTGACTGGGTGAAGTTCCTTGTTTCTGCTCTGATTGGATTG GTTACTGTAATCAGTTCACTTAGCAATCCGAAAGCCAACATCCGGGTCATTATGGCTATTCTGTCCACAGTGATTGGCTACTGTGTTAAAACATACTTCAC GTTTCAGAGTAACTTGGTTGCATATCAAAGCTTAATCACCCAATCTGTGTATAACAAACAACTGGATAGCGGAAGGGGAACCTTGCTTCATCTGTGTGATGAGGTGATTCAACAAGAA GTAAAAGAGGTgatcatttcattcttcatgtTGACGCAACGGGGCGAAGCAAGTAGAAAG TAG
- the LOC119992457 gene encoding uncharacterized protein LOC119992457 isoform X3 encodes MGKKKKEVIRLEHESVIPVLKHKLITSLSHHFQDKSDRDEFLMFCQRVEYTIRAWYLLQFEDLMQLYALFEPIRGAHKLEQQNLTPEDIDVFEQKFMACLFQVMDKSNFKIATDEEIDVALSAQYRLNLPIVVDESKLDKRLLTRYFAKHPHENLPYFADKFIVFRRGFGIDHMTAYFIKAKINTIISRAWRCFLRVTGLKGLFFKKSTTQSNLTAPVEITVDTEQDGLYVERIRIEKMKLSHISNLLRKITIQEPTFERIIVVYRRAGSKKEMERNIYVKHFKNIPMADMEIVLPEKKNPGLTPLDWVKFLVSALIGLVTVISSLSNPKANIRVIMAILSTVIGYCVKTYFTFQSNLVAYQSLITQSVYNKQLDSGRGTLLHLCDEVIQQEVKEVIISFFMLTQRGEASRKELDQHCEQLIKEEFNESCNFDVDDAVQKLKKLGLVTQI; translated from the exons atggggaagaagaagaaagaggtgatCCGTTTGGAGCACGAATCAGTGATTCCCGTTCTCAAGCACAAGCTCATCACTTCCTTGTCTCATCACTTTC AAGATAAATCTGACAGAGATGAGTTTCTCATGTTCTGTCAACGAGTGGAATACACTATTCGGGCTTGGTATCTTCTGCAATTTGAGGATCTTATG CAACTGTATGCCTTGTTTGAACCTATCCGCGGTGCTCACAAGTTGGAACAGCAAAACCTAACTCCTGAAGacattgatgtttttgagcagaAATTCATGGCCTGCTTATTCCAG GTGATGGACAAGAGCAACTTCAAGATAGCCACAGATGAAGAGATTGATGTTGCACTTTCTGCTCAATATCGTCTAAATCTTCCAATTGTTGTTGATGAATCAAAG CTTGATAAAAGGCTTTTGACAAGATATTTTGCCAAGCATCCTCATGAAAACCTTCCATACTTTGCCGATAAG TTCATAGTCTTCCGACgcggctttggaattgatcataTGACTGCCTACTTTATCAAAGCAAAAATAAACACCATCATTTCACGCGCGTGGagatgttttctgagagtgacaGG GTTAAAAGGACTTTTCTTCAAAAAATCAACGACACAAAGCAATCTGACAGCTCCAGTTGAGATCACTGTGGATACAGAGCAAGATGGCTTGTATGTGGAGCGAATCCGTATAGAGAAGATGAAACTAAG CCATATTTCTAATCTACTGAGAAAGATCACAATCCAAGAACCAACTTTTGAAAGAATTATTGTTGTTTATAG GCGAGCCGGCAGCAAGAAAGAAATGGAACGGAATATATATGTGAAGCATTTCAAGAACATTCCAATGGCTGATATGGAGATAGTGCTT CCGGAGAAGAAAAATCCAGGTTTAACTCCACTTGACTGGGTGAAGTTCCTTGTTTCTGCTCTGATTGGATTG GTTACTGTAATCAGTTCACTTAGCAATCCGAAAGCCAACATCCGGGTCATTATGGCTATTCTGTCCACAGTGATTGGCTACTGTGTTAAAACATACTTCAC GTTTCAGAGTAACTTGGTTGCATATCAAAGCTTAATCACCCAATCTGTGTATAACAAACAACTGGATAGCGGAAGGGGAACCTTGCTTCATCTGTGTGATGAGGTGATTCAACAAGAA GTAAAAGAGGTgatcatttcattcttcatgtTGACGCAACGGGGCGAAGCAAGTAGAAAG GAGCTAGACCAGCACTGTGAGCAACTTATCAAGGAAGAATTCAATGAGAGCTGTAACTTTGATGTGGATGATGCAGTTCAGAAGTTGAAGAAGCTAGGACTCGTTACTCAA ATTTGA
- the LOC119992457 gene encoding uncharacterized protein LOC119992457 isoform X2: MGKKKKEVIRLEHESVIPVLKHKLITSLSHHFQDKSDRDEFLMFCQRVEYTIRAWYLLQFEDLMQLYALFEPIRGAHKLEQQNLTPEDIDVFEQKFMACLFQVMDKSNFKIATDEEIDVALSAQYRLNLPIVVDESKLDKRLLTRYFAKHPHENLPYFADKFIVFRRGFGIDHMTAYFIKAKINTIISRAWRCFLRVTGLKGLFFKKSTTQSNLTAPVEITVDTEQDGLYVERIRIEKMKLRRAGSKKEMERNIYVKHFKNIPMADMEIVLPEKKNPGLTPLDWVKFLVSALIGLVTVISSLSNPKANIRVIMAILSTVIGYCVKTYFTFQSNLVAYQSLITQSVYNKQLDSGRGTLLHLCDEVIQQEVKEVIISFFMLTQRGEASRKELDQHCEQLIKEEFNESCNFDVDDAVQKLKKLGLVTQEKTGIYKCVDLKDANDIIGTTTEEVVLKAKQGGIELERQDLGQDKLSSPQAVLDSLEECYDNLIF; the protein is encoded by the exons atggggaagaagaagaaagaggtgatCCGTTTGGAGCACGAATCAGTGATTCCCGTTCTCAAGCACAAGCTCATCACTTCCTTGTCTCATCACTTTC AAGATAAATCTGACAGAGATGAGTTTCTCATGTTCTGTCAACGAGTGGAATACACTATTCGGGCTTGGTATCTTCTGCAATTTGAGGATCTTATG CAACTGTATGCCTTGTTTGAACCTATCCGCGGTGCTCACAAGTTGGAACAGCAAAACCTAACTCCTGAAGacattgatgtttttgagcagaAATTCATGGCCTGCTTATTCCAG GTGATGGACAAGAGCAACTTCAAGATAGCCACAGATGAAGAGATTGATGTTGCACTTTCTGCTCAATATCGTCTAAATCTTCCAATTGTTGTTGATGAATCAAAG CTTGATAAAAGGCTTTTGACAAGATATTTTGCCAAGCATCCTCATGAAAACCTTCCATACTTTGCCGATAAG TTCATAGTCTTCCGACgcggctttggaattgatcataTGACTGCCTACTTTATCAAAGCAAAAATAAACACCATCATTTCACGCGCGTGGagatgttttctgagagtgacaGG GTTAAAAGGACTTTTCTTCAAAAAATCAACGACACAAAGCAATCTGACAGCTCCAGTTGAGATCACTGTGGATACAGAGCAAGATGGCTTGTATGTGGAGCGAATCCGTATAGAGAAGATGAAACTAAG GCGAGCCGGCAGCAAGAAAGAAATGGAACGGAATATATATGTGAAGCATTTCAAGAACATTCCAATGGCTGATATGGAGATAGTGCTT CCGGAGAAGAAAAATCCAGGTTTAACTCCACTTGACTGGGTGAAGTTCCTTGTTTCTGCTCTGATTGGATTG GTTACTGTAATCAGTTCACTTAGCAATCCGAAAGCCAACATCCGGGTCATTATGGCTATTCTGTCCACAGTGATTGGCTACTGTGTTAAAACATACTTCAC GTTTCAGAGTAACTTGGTTGCATATCAAAGCTTAATCACCCAATCTGTGTATAACAAACAACTGGATAGCGGAAGGGGAACCTTGCTTCATCTGTGTGATGAGGTGATTCAACAAGAA GTAAAAGAGGTgatcatttcattcttcatgtTGACGCAACGGGGCGAAGCAAGTAGAAAG GAGCTAGACCAGCACTGTGAGCAACTTATCAAGGAAGAATTCAATGAGAGCTGTAACTTTGATGTGGATGATGCAGTTCAGAAGTTGAAGAAGCTAGGACTCGTTACTCAA GAGAAAACTGGGATATATAAATGTGTAGATTTGAAGGATGCAAATGACATAATCGGAACCACCACAGAGGAGGTTGTCCTCAAGGCTAAACAAGGCGGCATTGAATTGGAAAGACAAGATCTTGGACAAGATAAACTCTCCTCTCCCCAAGCAGTATTAGATTCCCTAGAGGAATGTTACGATAACCTTATATTTTAG
- the LOC119992457 gene encoding uncharacterized protein LOC119992457 isoform X1, which yields MGKKKKEVIRLEHESVIPVLKHKLITSLSHHFQDKSDRDEFLMFCQRVEYTIRAWYLLQFEDLMQLYALFEPIRGAHKLEQQNLTPEDIDVFEQKFMACLFQVMDKSNFKIATDEEIDVALSAQYRLNLPIVVDESKLDKRLLTRYFAKHPHENLPYFADKFIVFRRGFGIDHMTAYFIKAKINTIISRAWRCFLRVTGLKGLFFKKSTTQSNLTAPVEITVDTEQDGLYVERIRIEKMKLSHISNLLRKITIQEPTFERIIVVYRRAGSKKEMERNIYVKHFKNIPMADMEIVLPEKKNPGLTPLDWVKFLVSALIGLVTVISSLSNPKANIRVIMAILSTVIGYCVKTYFTFQSNLVAYQSLITQSVYNKQLDSGRGTLLHLCDEVIQQEVKEVIISFFMLTQRGEASRKELDQHCEQLIKEEFNESCNFDVDDAVQKLKKLGLVTQEKTGIYKCVDLKDANDIIGTTTEEVVLKAKQGGIELERQDLGQDKLSSPQAVLDSLEECYDNLIF from the exons atggggaagaagaagaaagaggtgatCCGTTTGGAGCACGAATCAGTGATTCCCGTTCTCAAGCACAAGCTCATCACTTCCTTGTCTCATCACTTTC AAGATAAATCTGACAGAGATGAGTTTCTCATGTTCTGTCAACGAGTGGAATACACTATTCGGGCTTGGTATCTTCTGCAATTTGAGGATCTTATG CAACTGTATGCCTTGTTTGAACCTATCCGCGGTGCTCACAAGTTGGAACAGCAAAACCTAACTCCTGAAGacattgatgtttttgagcagaAATTCATGGCCTGCTTATTCCAG GTGATGGACAAGAGCAACTTCAAGATAGCCACAGATGAAGAGATTGATGTTGCACTTTCTGCTCAATATCGTCTAAATCTTCCAATTGTTGTTGATGAATCAAAG CTTGATAAAAGGCTTTTGACAAGATATTTTGCCAAGCATCCTCATGAAAACCTTCCATACTTTGCCGATAAG TTCATAGTCTTCCGACgcggctttggaattgatcataTGACTGCCTACTTTATCAAAGCAAAAATAAACACCATCATTTCACGCGCGTGGagatgttttctgagagtgacaGG GTTAAAAGGACTTTTCTTCAAAAAATCAACGACACAAAGCAATCTGACAGCTCCAGTTGAGATCACTGTGGATACAGAGCAAGATGGCTTGTATGTGGAGCGAATCCGTATAGAGAAGATGAAACTAAG CCATATTTCTAATCTACTGAGAAAGATCACAATCCAAGAACCAACTTTTGAAAGAATTATTGTTGTTTATAG GCGAGCCGGCAGCAAGAAAGAAATGGAACGGAATATATATGTGAAGCATTTCAAGAACATTCCAATGGCTGATATGGAGATAGTGCTT CCGGAGAAGAAAAATCCAGGTTTAACTCCACTTGACTGGGTGAAGTTCCTTGTTTCTGCTCTGATTGGATTG GTTACTGTAATCAGTTCACTTAGCAATCCGAAAGCCAACATCCGGGTCATTATGGCTATTCTGTCCACAGTGATTGGCTACTGTGTTAAAACATACTTCAC GTTTCAGAGTAACTTGGTTGCATATCAAAGCTTAATCACCCAATCTGTGTATAACAAACAACTGGATAGCGGAAGGGGAACCTTGCTTCATCTGTGTGATGAGGTGATTCAACAAGAA GTAAAAGAGGTgatcatttcattcttcatgtTGACGCAACGGGGCGAAGCAAGTAGAAAG GAGCTAGACCAGCACTGTGAGCAACTTATCAAGGAAGAATTCAATGAGAGCTGTAACTTTGATGTGGATGATGCAGTTCAGAAGTTGAAGAAGCTAGGACTCGTTACTCAA GAGAAAACTGGGATATATAAATGTGTAGATTTGAAGGATGCAAATGACATAATCGGAACCACCACAGAGGAGGTTGTCCTCAAGGCTAAACAAGGCGGCATTGAATTGGAAAGACAAGATCTTGGACAAGATAAACTCTCCTCTCCCCAAGCAGTATTAGATTCCCTAGAGGAATGTTACGATAACCTTATATTTTAG
- the LOC119992459 gene encoding rRNA-processing protein UTP23 homolog, giving the protein MKFGKQKRHRRAVRFYTTCFGFRQPFKVLCDGTFIFNLVQYGVAPADEAISDALGGPVKLFTTRCIIAELERLLIKKKKKKKKEPETVGDSYSITLEEKKKKKELERLGDPYSSTLEAAQMLAIARCDHEKQTSGATCVREIIGKNNPEHFFLATNDPDLREEFRKVPGVPRMFCLRNSLFLEKLSGFELQFVKNSEEERLHMAESDLNMLKKRGVNTSVTKERKDSSDEDEGLVDEKSKMHDIKGRQAERKGMNVKEKVQFKRKKAKGPNPLSCKKKKSHGTPNPVSEKKSKVGENTASRSRKRKRSSKGNKRVEANG; this is encoded by the exons ATGAAATTCGGGAAGCAGAAACGTCACCGGAGGGCCGTGAGATTCTACACTACCTGCTTTGGCTTTAGACAGCCATTTAAGGTGCTCTGCGATGGCACTTTCATTTTCAATCTCGTTCAATATGGTGTTGCGCCTGCCGACGAGGCCATCTCCGATGCCCTTGGAGGACCTGTGAAGCTATTCACGACCAG ATGTATCATTGCAGAGCTGGAGAgactgcttatcaaaaaaaagaaaaagaaaaagaaagagccGGAGACTGTGGGTGACTCTTACTCTATTACTctggaggagaaaaagaaaaagaaagagctgGAGAGACTGGGTGACCCTTACTCTAGTACTCTGGAGGCGGCTCAAATGCTTGCAATCGCAAG ATGTGATCATGAGAAGCAGACGAGCGGAGCAACTTGCGTCAGAGAGATTATTGGAAAGAATAATCCTGAGCACTTCTTTCTTGCTACCAATGACCCTGATCTCAGAGAGGAGTTTCGAAAG GTACCAGGTGTCCCTCGTATGTTCTGTTTGAGAAACAGCCTCTTCCTTGAGAAGCTATCTGGGTTTGAGCTCCAGTTTGTCAAGAATTCTGAAGAAGAACGCTTACATATGGCTGAGTCCGACCTTAATATGTTAAAGAAAAGGGGTGTTAACACATCAGTAACTAAGGAAAGAAAGGATTCGTCTGACGAAGATGAAGGTTTAGTGGATGAGAAATCCAAAATGCACGATATTAAAGGGAGACAAGCTGAAAGAAAGGGAATGAATGTTAAGGAAAAAGTACAGTTTAAGAGGAAGAAAGCCAAG GGTCCGAATCCGTTATCTtgtaagaagaaaaagagtcaTGGAACCCCAAATCCTGTATCAGAAAAG AAAAGTAAAGTTGGTGAAAATACCGCGAGTAGAAGTCGAAAACGGAAGAGGTCAAGCAAAGGCAACAAGCGTGTGGAAGCAAATGGTTAA
- the LOC119992460 gene encoding UPF0496 protein At3g19330-like isoform X1, with translation MLQCISFKSSSGNSSLPTSPPMNNINSHPQLSQAGSGNSTDGTPRSSAQPSPVINLTREYTLALQTNSYNEMWTRIHVVDNDQVQEEVEVENGELLLSQVLQPDRDSVEEALRHSRPSTLTRLVSTYFEHSENTTKLCLLLHQSVYQARALYAPIHNLLEVLPHNSHSYTLSEPQCDWASDVFVQFESLDNPFPCPDSHNFHEMRRCFSQLKLQLDRRLSKSRSKVRLLRHTTSGPSLCLIGTAVAAAIAGTVLATHALIAIVAGPCFTAYLPRELTKKESSHIAQLDAAAMCSYILNEDLGTIDCVVARLYTHIEGDKFLIRLGLEKGRERHPIEEVLKQLHKNHLAINEQLNELEERICICFNTVNKTRSRLLQEIRLHQTSYA, from the exons ATGCTGCAGTGCATCTCCTTCAAGTCGTCATCAGGGAACTCATCATTACCGACCTCGCCGCCGATGAACAATATCAATTCTCACCCGCAGCTTTCACAGG CAGGGAGTGGGAATTCGACCGATGGCACGCCGCGGTCGAGCGCACAGCCTTCTCCCGTCATCAACCTCACACGCGAGTACACCCTTGCCCTTCAGACCAATTCCTACAATGAGATGTGGACGCGAATCCACGTTGTGGACAATGACCAAGTACAGGAAGAGGTCGAAGTAGAAAATGGTGAGCTGCTGTTGAGCCAGGTGCTGCAACCAGACAGAGACTCTGTGGAGGAAGCTCTCCGCCACTCCAGGCCGAGCACTCTCACCCGCCTAGTCTCCACATACTTCGAACACAGTGAGAACACCACCAAACTCTGTCTCCTCCTCCACCAGAGCGTTTATCAGGCTCGGGCGCTTTACGCCCCCATCCATAATCTACTGGAGGTGCTTCCCCACAATAGCCACTCCTATACACTCTCAGAGCCCCAATGTGATTGGGCCTCTGATGTTTTTGTCCAGTTTGAAAGCCTTGACAATCCTTTCCCTTGCCCCGACTCTCACAACTTCCACGAAATGAGGCGTTGTTTCTCCCAGCTGAAGCTGCAGCTGGATCGCCGCCTCAGCAAGTCCCGCTCCAAAGTTCGCCTTCTCCGCCACACTACATCTGGCCCTTCCTTGTGCTTGATTGGAACTGCTGTGGCTGCTGCTATTGCTGGCACAGTCCTTGCAACTCACGCTCTAATTGCCATTGTCGCTGGTCCTTGTTTTACAGCGTACCTTCCTCGAGAGTTGACTAAGAAGGAGTCTTCACACATTGCGCAGCTTGATGCTGCTGCCATGTGCAGTTACATATTGAACGAGGATCTGGGCACCATTGACTGCGTGGTTGCAAGATTATATACTCACATTGAAGGTGATAAGTTTCTGATACGATTAGGTttggagaagggaagggagaggCATCCTATTGAGGAAGTGCTTAAGCAGCTCCACAAGAACCATCTCGCTATTAACGAACAACTCAACGAGCTTGAAGAACGTATTTGTATCTGCTTTAACACTGTCAATAAGACCAGATCCCGGCTCCTTCAAGAGATCCGTCTTCATCAAACTTCTTATGCATGA
- the LOC119992460 gene encoding UPF0496 protein At3g19330-like isoform X2: MLQCISFKSSSGNSSLPTSPPMNNINSHPQLSQGSGNSTDGTPRSSAQPSPVINLTREYTLALQTNSYNEMWTRIHVVDNDQVQEEVEVENGELLLSQVLQPDRDSVEEALRHSRPSTLTRLVSTYFEHSENTTKLCLLLHQSVYQARALYAPIHNLLEVLPHNSHSYTLSEPQCDWASDVFVQFESLDNPFPCPDSHNFHEMRRCFSQLKLQLDRRLSKSRSKVRLLRHTTSGPSLCLIGTAVAAAIAGTVLATHALIAIVAGPCFTAYLPRELTKKESSHIAQLDAAAMCSYILNEDLGTIDCVVARLYTHIEGDKFLIRLGLEKGRERHPIEEVLKQLHKNHLAINEQLNELEERICICFNTVNKTRSRLLQEIRLHQTSYA; encoded by the exons ATGCTGCAGTGCATCTCCTTCAAGTCGTCATCAGGGAACTCATCATTACCGACCTCGCCGCCGATGAACAATATCAATTCTCACCCGCAGCTTTCACAGG GGAGTGGGAATTCGACCGATGGCACGCCGCGGTCGAGCGCACAGCCTTCTCCCGTCATCAACCTCACACGCGAGTACACCCTTGCCCTTCAGACCAATTCCTACAATGAGATGTGGACGCGAATCCACGTTGTGGACAATGACCAAGTACAGGAAGAGGTCGAAGTAGAAAATGGTGAGCTGCTGTTGAGCCAGGTGCTGCAACCAGACAGAGACTCTGTGGAGGAAGCTCTCCGCCACTCCAGGCCGAGCACTCTCACCCGCCTAGTCTCCACATACTTCGAACACAGTGAGAACACCACCAAACTCTGTCTCCTCCTCCACCAGAGCGTTTATCAGGCTCGGGCGCTTTACGCCCCCATCCATAATCTACTGGAGGTGCTTCCCCACAATAGCCACTCCTATACACTCTCAGAGCCCCAATGTGATTGGGCCTCTGATGTTTTTGTCCAGTTTGAAAGCCTTGACAATCCTTTCCCTTGCCCCGACTCTCACAACTTCCACGAAATGAGGCGTTGTTTCTCCCAGCTGAAGCTGCAGCTGGATCGCCGCCTCAGCAAGTCCCGCTCCAAAGTTCGCCTTCTCCGCCACACTACATCTGGCCCTTCCTTGTGCTTGATTGGAACTGCTGTGGCTGCTGCTATTGCTGGCACAGTCCTTGCAACTCACGCTCTAATTGCCATTGTCGCTGGTCCTTGTTTTACAGCGTACCTTCCTCGAGAGTTGACTAAGAAGGAGTCTTCACACATTGCGCAGCTTGATGCTGCTGCCATGTGCAGTTACATATTGAACGAGGATCTGGGCACCATTGACTGCGTGGTTGCAAGATTATATACTCACATTGAAGGTGATAAGTTTCTGATACGATTAGGTttggagaagggaagggagaggCATCCTATTGAGGAAGTGCTTAAGCAGCTCCACAAGAACCATCTCGCTATTAACGAACAACTCAACGAGCTTGAAGAACGTATTTGTATCTGCTTTAACACTGTCAATAAGACCAGATCCCGGCTCCTTCAAGAGATCCGTCTTCATCAAACTTCTTATGCATGA